The Angustibacter sp. Root456 genome has a segment encoding these proteins:
- a CDS encoding TetR/AcrR family transcriptional regulator, giving the protein MDEVVERVRPRVEGEREEQIFACTLQLLSEHGYDRLTMDAVASSARASKATLYRRWQTKADLVVDAVGRSACLPSPELVDTGSLRGDLLAFSCGAGGLTDHVPMDVLGSVMTAVHREPELAAAVQQSFIAPRLALTRAMFERAAARGELAEGTDVDLLAQVLPALVVHRIFVNAGEVTPAFIEQVIDEVVLPACRAETARPTLR; this is encoded by the coding sequence GTGGACGAGGTCGTCGAGCGGGTCCGCCCTCGCGTCGAGGGTGAGCGCGAGGAGCAGATCTTCGCCTGCACGCTGCAGCTGCTGAGCGAGCACGGCTACGACCGGCTCACCATGGACGCCGTGGCCTCGTCCGCCCGGGCCAGCAAGGCCACCCTCTACCGCCGGTGGCAGACCAAGGCCGACCTCGTCGTCGACGCCGTCGGTCGCTCGGCCTGCCTACCGTCCCCCGAGCTGGTCGACACCGGAAGCCTGCGCGGCGACCTGTTGGCCTTCTCGTGCGGCGCCGGCGGCCTCACCGACCACGTGCCGATGGACGTGCTGGGCAGCGTCATGACCGCCGTCCACCGCGAGCCGGAGCTGGCCGCGGCGGTGCAGCAGAGCTTCATCGCTCCGCGGCTGGCGCTCACCCGAGCCATGTTCGAGCGGGCTGCCGCTCGCGGCGAGCTGGCCGAGGGCACGGACGTCGACCTACTGGCCCAGGTGCTGCCCGCCCTGGTCGTGCACCGCATCTTCGTCAACGCCGGTGAGGTGACACCGGCGTTCATCGAGCAGGTGATCGACGAGGTCGTCCTGCCTGCCTGCCGCGCCGAGACCGCCCGCCCGACGCTGCGCTGA